One segment of Streptomyces sp. XD-27 DNA contains the following:
- a CDS encoding DUF3533 domain-containing protein: MAEPAAPQASAATLLRRPKLWLIPTILTGLLALLLSLLYMGGIVNPDQDLRDLPIALVNDDTGKPPAGQKENLGSQVTAAIAADTAGGKAEWRTLTRAQAQDQLDSGKVYGALVVPAGFTDSVTALTTAGATQRPTITVLTNPGKGSLGSSLASRITTQAAHQASRSIGEQLTAATGTRANSTVKLLLADPANVVTRVGHPIGTRSGLGLTAFYYALLIVLAGFMGGNVISNGVDTALGYADNEIGPWHTRRPTVPIDRTRTLLLKMAMTAGITLISASLVLLACVAILDMDASHLPLLWIYSYCATLAVGLGVQAINAAFGGVGQLVSMFVFIVLGLPSSGATVPLQAVPDFYRFLSHFEPMRQLSDGVRAILFFDARGDAGLTRSWIMIAIGTALALLFGFAMTAYYDRKGHKRLTPQPA, translated from the coding sequence ATGGCCGAGCCCGCCGCCCCTCAGGCCAGCGCCGCGACGTTGCTGCGCCGCCCCAAGCTGTGGCTGATCCCCACGATCCTCACGGGACTGCTCGCCCTGCTGCTGTCCCTGCTCTACATGGGCGGCATCGTCAACCCCGACCAGGACCTGCGCGACCTGCCCATCGCCCTCGTCAACGACGACACCGGCAAGCCGCCGGCCGGGCAGAAGGAGAACCTGGGCTCACAGGTCACCGCCGCCATCGCCGCCGACACCGCGGGCGGCAAGGCCGAGTGGCGCACGCTCACCCGCGCCCAGGCCCAGGACCAGCTCGACTCCGGCAAGGTCTACGGCGCCCTGGTCGTCCCGGCCGGCTTCACGGACTCCGTCACCGCTCTCACCACGGCGGGGGCCACGCAGCGGCCGACGATCACCGTGCTCACCAACCCCGGCAAGGGCAGCCTCGGCTCCTCCCTCGCCAGTCGGATCACGACCCAGGCCGCGCACCAGGCGTCCCGGAGCATCGGCGAACAGCTCACGGCAGCCACCGGCACCCGGGCGAACTCCACCGTGAAGCTGCTGCTCGCCGACCCGGCGAACGTCGTCACTCGGGTCGGCCACCCGATCGGCACCCGCAGCGGCCTCGGCCTGACCGCGTTCTACTACGCCCTACTGATCGTGCTCGCCGGGTTCATGGGCGGCAACGTCATCAGCAACGGCGTCGACACCGCCCTCGGCTACGCCGACAACGAGATCGGCCCCTGGCACACCCGCCGCCCGACCGTGCCGATCGACCGCACCCGGACACTGCTGCTGAAGATGGCCATGACCGCGGGCATCACGCTCATCAGTGCCTCGCTGGTCCTCCTCGCCTGCGTCGCCATCCTCGACATGGACGCGTCCCACCTGCCGCTGCTGTGGATCTACTCCTACTGCGCGACCCTCGCCGTCGGCCTGGGCGTGCAGGCCATCAACGCCGCGTTCGGCGGGGTCGGTCAGCTGGTGTCGATGTTCGTCTTCATCGTCCTGGGCCTGCCGTCCTCGGGCGCCACCGTCCCCCTCCAGGCGGTCCCCGACTTCTACCGCTTCCTGTCCCACTTCGAGCCCATGCGCCAGCTCAGCGACGGAGTGCGCGCGATCCTCTTCTTCGACGCGCGCGGCGACGCCGGCCTCACCCGCTCCTGGATCATGATCGCCATCGGCACCGCTCTCGCTCTGCTCTTCGGCTTCGCCATGACCGCCTACTACGACCGCAAGGGCCACAAGCGCCTCACCCCGCAGCCCGCCTGA
- a CDS encoding helix-turn-helix domain-containing protein, producing MVTKQFSGSPKDADLTRADSLAREIFSDVANKWALLIIEVLGERTLRFSELRDGVEGISHKMLTQNLRMLERNGLVERSVHPTVPPRVEYTLTEPGRALRVTIDGLCGWTRQYLGDIESSRRRFDA from the coding sequence ATGGTGACCAAGCAGTTCAGCGGCTCGCCCAAGGACGCCGACCTGACCCGCGCGGACTCCTTGGCGCGGGAGATCTTCTCGGACGTCGCCAACAAGTGGGCGCTCCTGATCATCGAGGTTCTCGGTGAACGCACCCTGCGCTTCAGCGAGTTGCGCGATGGAGTCGAGGGCATCAGCCACAAGATGCTCACCCAGAACCTGCGCATGCTGGAGCGCAACGGCCTGGTCGAGCGGAGCGTGCACCCCACCGTGCCGCCGCGGGTCGAGTACACCCTCACCGAGCCGGGCCGGGCCCTGCGAGTGACCATCGATGGATTGTGCGGCTGGACCCGCCAGTACCTCGGTGACATCGAGTCGTCCCGGCGCCGCTTCGACGCGTGA
- a CDS encoding endo alpha-1,4 polygalactosaminidase: protein MALPESGVAFDYQIGGAYAPPPGVRAVSRDRAAKPAPGLYNICYVNAFQAQPDATGWWETHHPDLLLRDSDGALVVDKDWDEALLDISTPAKRERLAGIVGGWIDGCAAAGYQAVEADNLDSHERSQGLLTADQDLAFGKLLVGRAHAAGLAIGQKNAAGLVRQGRSLGFDFAVAEECGQYDECGAYAGAYDDRVFVIEYQAAGLTAACAAWGGRLSVVLRDLDVAPAGEAAHRRRTC, encoded by the coding sequence GTGGCGCTGCCCGAGTCGGGCGTCGCCTTCGACTACCAGATCGGTGGGGCCTACGCGCCGCCGCCCGGCGTACGGGCGGTCTCCCGCGACCGTGCCGCGAAACCGGCGCCCGGGCTGTACAACATCTGCTATGTCAACGCCTTTCAGGCCCAGCCGGACGCCACCGGATGGTGGGAGACCCACCATCCCGACCTGCTGCTCCGCGACTCCGACGGCGCGCTGGTCGTCGACAAGGACTGGGACGAGGCACTGTTGGACATCTCGACGCCCGCCAAGCGCGAGCGGCTCGCCGGGATCGTGGGCGGGTGGATCGACGGGTGCGCCGCGGCCGGCTACCAGGCGGTCGAGGCCGACAACCTCGACTCGCACGAGCGGTCCCAGGGGCTTCTGACCGCCGATCAGGACCTGGCCTTCGGGAAGCTGCTCGTCGGCCGGGCCCACGCGGCCGGACTGGCGATCGGCCAGAAGAACGCCGCCGGTCTGGTACGGCAAGGACGCAGCCTTGGGTTCGACTTCGCGGTCGCCGAGGAATGTGGACAGTACGACGAATGCGGCGCCTACGCGGGCGCATACGACGACCGGGTCTTCGTCATCGAATACCAGGCGGCGGGGCTCACCGCCGCGTGCGCGGCCTGGGGCGGAAGGCTGTCGGTGGTCCTGCGCGACCTGGACGTCGCCCCGGCCGGGGAAGCCGCGCACCGCCGCCGCACGTGCTGA
- a CDS encoding LysR family transcriptional regulator, whose product MIDVQRLRVLRAVAEHGSFNQAATALHLTPSAVSQHVAVLERSLGAQVVARSTRGVTLTRAGQIMVGAAESVAAELEHAKQQVDRLSTGRTQVTIATFTSGGRLLLPGALDRLTAAHPDTVLHVREGEPEDSLPLVRQGAVDLALAYHFDGPLPGQQGPSSSLEWTALMEDPLHVVLPEGHRLADREAVDLAELAVEPWVLGCLKTEAYLRRYAERAGFDPEVRGTSTDYFFARSLVAAGMGISLIPSIALDPQVPGLHTVPIKPPVPTRHIGVATISRRRDHPQVTTLIQAFHDQAAALNEA is encoded by the coding sequence TTGATTGATGTGCAGCGGCTGCGTGTCCTGCGGGCGGTGGCGGAGCACGGCAGCTTCAACCAGGCGGCCACCGCCCTGCACCTCACCCCCTCGGCCGTCTCCCAGCATGTAGCCGTCCTGGAGCGCAGCCTCGGCGCCCAGGTCGTCGCCCGCAGCACCCGCGGCGTCACCCTCACCCGGGCCGGACAGATCATGGTCGGCGCCGCCGAATCGGTCGCCGCCGAGCTCGAACACGCCAAACAGCAGGTCGACCGGCTCAGCACCGGACGCACCCAGGTCACCATCGCCACCTTCACCAGCGGCGGCAGGCTGCTGCTCCCCGGTGCGCTCGACCGGCTGACGGCGGCTCACCCCGACACCGTGCTCCACGTCAGGGAAGGCGAGCCCGAAGACAGCCTGCCCCTGGTCCGCCAGGGCGCCGTGGACCTCGCACTGGCCTACCACTTCGACGGCCCGCTGCCAGGACAGCAAGGCCCAAGCTCCAGCCTGGAGTGGACCGCGCTCATGGAGGACCCCCTGCACGTCGTCCTCCCGGAAGGGCACCGTCTCGCCGATCGCGAAGCGGTCGACCTCGCCGAGCTGGCGGTCGAGCCCTGGGTGCTCGGCTGCCTCAAGACCGAGGCGTACCTCCGTCGCTACGCCGAGCGCGCCGGCTTCGACCCGGAGGTGCGCGGCACGTCCACCGACTACTTCTTCGCCCGCTCACTCGTCGCCGCAGGCATGGGAATCTCCCTGATCCCCTCCATCGCACTGGACCCCCAGGTGCCGGGCCTGCACACCGTCCCGATCAAGCCACCGGTTCCGACCCGGCACATCGGCGTCGCCACGATCAGCCGCCGACGCGACCACCCCCAGGTCACGACCCTCATCCAGGCATTCCATGATCAGGCAGCAGCGCTGAACGAGGCGTGA
- a CDS encoding NAD-dependent epimerase/dehydratase family protein, giving the protein MQRICVVGGSRYFGRLLVQRLQAAGHQVTVINRGSTRPPAGVEHLVVDRDDEAALVAALGTRAFDVVVDQVCYTPVQAAIAARAFGGRTRRYIMTSTIEVYDPATAALAPVPVSTPVPEETVDPATWLVSTDLPWHDEAYLEAHYAEGKRRAEAVFTQAAGFAFASVRSAHVLGGGAREFTGRLAHYVERIAQGKEITVHAEALPTVFIHHEELADLLLWAATATDFTGPINACSDGLLDVRDLSAVVAEQTGRQPVYRTVARGETASPFSLDRHYAMSNARAKRLGFTFSRTTDWLPGAVAEALATSAAPTV; this is encoded by the coding sequence ATGCAAAGGATCTGCGTCGTCGGCGGAAGCCGGTACTTCGGAAGGCTCCTGGTCCAGCGTCTGCAGGCCGCCGGACACCAGGTCACTGTGATCAACCGCGGTTCCACCCGGCCGCCCGCCGGGGTCGAGCACCTCGTCGTCGATCGCGACGACGAAGCCGCCCTCGTTGCCGCGCTCGGCACCCGCGCCTTCGACGTGGTCGTCGACCAGGTGTGCTACACCCCCGTGCAGGCCGCCATCGCCGCCCGTGCCTTCGGCGGCCGTACCCGGCGCTACATCATGACCTCCACGATCGAGGTCTATGACCCGGCGACCGCCGCGCTCGCGCCCGTGCCGGTGAGCACCCCGGTGCCGGAGGAGACCGTGGACCCGGCCACCTGGCTGGTGTCGACGGATCTGCCCTGGCACGACGAGGCGTACCTGGAGGCGCACTACGCCGAAGGCAAGCGCCGGGCAGAGGCCGTCTTCACCCAGGCCGCCGGGTTCGCGTTCGCCTCCGTGCGCAGCGCCCACGTGCTCGGCGGCGGCGCGCGGGAGTTCACCGGCCGGCTCGCGCACTACGTCGAGCGCATTGCCCAGGGCAAGGAGATCACCGTGCACGCTGAGGCACTGCCCACGGTCTTCATCCACCACGAGGAACTGGCGGACCTGCTGCTGTGGGCGGCCACAGCCACCGACTTCACCGGCCCGATCAACGCCTGCTCCGACGGCTTGCTCGACGTACGCGACCTGAGTGCGGTGGTTGCCGAACAGACCGGACGGCAGCCCGTGTATCGGACCGTCGCCCGGGGCGAGACCGCCTCGCCATTCTCCCTCGACCGCCACTACGCCATGAGCAACGCCCGCGCCAAGCGTCTGGGCTTCACCTTTTCCCGCACCACCGACTGGCTGCCCGGCGCCGTCGCCGAAGCCCTCGCCACATCCGCCGCCCCCACCGTCTGA
- a CDS encoding FadR/GntR family transcriptional regulator produces MALGPLRPSPLVEQATEQLRTQITEGHWPVGTKLPGETTLAQALGVGRSTIREALRALAGAGLVQPRQGAGVFVLATEAEEDWPTRLRRAALSDIYEVRMLIEVQAAQLAAERRTDADIAALDAALEGRRAASSGDDAAFVDADIALHAAVVAAAHNPVLTDLFGEFTPVLREGLIDLLDLLDRRSQDPDPGDKRHAELVSAVQRGDASAAARACREEVAETLEHLRFSSAAPPHAAPPQDASAPPCSA; encoded by the coding sequence ATGGCCCTCGGCCCCCTCCGCCCCAGCCCCCTGGTCGAACAGGCCACCGAGCAGCTGCGCACGCAGATCACCGAAGGGCACTGGCCGGTCGGCACGAAGCTGCCCGGCGAGACCACCCTCGCCCAAGCACTCGGGGTCGGCCGCTCCACGATCCGCGAGGCCCTGCGGGCCCTCGCCGGTGCCGGACTCGTCCAGCCCCGCCAGGGCGCGGGCGTCTTCGTCCTCGCCACCGAGGCGGAGGAGGACTGGCCCACGCGGCTGCGTCGGGCAGCCCTGTCCGACATCTACGAAGTCCGCATGCTGATCGAGGTGCAAGCCGCACAGCTGGCAGCCGAACGGCGCACCGATGCCGACATCGCCGCCCTCGACGCGGCGCTGGAAGGCCGCCGCGCCGCCTCTTCCGGGGACGACGCCGCTTTCGTCGACGCGGACATCGCCCTGCACGCCGCGGTCGTCGCCGCCGCACACAACCCCGTGCTCACCGACCTCTTCGGCGAGTTCACCCCCGTACTTCGGGAGGGCCTGATCGACCTCCTCGACCTGCTCGATCGCCGCTCCCAGGACCCCGACCCCGGCGACAAGCGCCACGCCGAGCTGGTCAGCGCCGTGCAGCGCGGCGACGCCTCAGCCGCCGCACGCGCCTGCCGGGAGGAAGTGGCCGAGACACTGGAACACCTGCGATTCAGCTCGGCAGCGCCGCCTCATGCAGCGCCGCCTCAAGACGCGTCAGCTCCGCCGTGCTCAGCGTGA
- a CDS encoding TauD/TfdA family dioxygenase — MGRATMTGWSRHSFPEPAAFRLPYVADHAELARRTRRALLDGPGFAVVTGVPVTTMPVQDLQRFSESLLGHFGVPLPQGRGADTTRAWLVRDEGVSAYTDGRRFHENAYTSKSRGYLHLHNDRAVQPFGHEPDYLALLTHRRARQGGDTLLVDGWAVHQVLRQEFPRELDALHTPFPFDRRHVTPAGESPVVWAPVFEERGSRVHVRCNVKRNETAVELTGAPLPSDQRAALDALHHILSRPELRVSILLEEGDCLITDDRRVLHGRTAYEDHAHAALRRCLVRVMLADGSDADR; from the coding sequence GTGGGTCGCGCCACCATGACCGGCTGGAGCCGTCATTCCTTCCCCGAACCGGCGGCCTTTCGGCTGCCGTACGTCGCTGATCACGCGGAACTCGCGCGCCGAACGCGGAGAGCACTGCTGGACGGCCCCGGCTTCGCCGTGGTGACCGGCGTTCCCGTCACGACGATGCCCGTCCAGGACCTCCAGCGGTTCAGCGAGTCGCTGCTCGGCCACTTCGGAGTGCCGCTCCCTCAAGGACGGGGCGCGGACACCACTCGAGCCTGGCTGGTACGGGATGAGGGTGTCTCCGCGTACACCGACGGCCGCCGCTTCCACGAGAACGCCTATACGTCCAAGTCGCGCGGCTACCTGCACCTGCACAACGACCGGGCCGTACAGCCCTTCGGCCACGAGCCGGACTATCTGGCCCTGCTCACACACCGGCGAGCGCGGCAAGGCGGTGACACGCTCCTGGTGGACGGCTGGGCGGTCCACCAGGTCCTGCGGCAGGAGTTCCCGCGCGAGCTGGACGCGCTCCACACCCCTTTCCCCTTCGACCGGCGCCACGTCACGCCCGCGGGCGAATCACCGGTGGTGTGGGCACCGGTCTTCGAGGAACGCGGTAGCCGCGTGCACGTCCGGTGCAATGTCAAGCGGAACGAGACCGCGGTCGAGCTGACCGGGGCACCGCTGCCATCCGACCAGCGCGCGGCACTCGACGCCCTGCATCACATCCTCAGCCGACCGGAACTCAGGGTCTCGATCCTCCTGGAGGAGGGCGACTGCCTGATCACGGACGACCGCCGGGTGCTGCACGGCCGGACGGCCTATGAAGACCACGCCCACGCAGCACTGCGGCGCTGCCTGGTCCGCGTCATGCTCGCCGACGGCTCGGACGCTGACCGCTGA
- a CDS encoding aldo/keto reductase codes for MEQRRLGRGGPLVSAIGLGCMGMSEFYGPTDEAEAVATIHRALDTGVAFLDTADMYGPYTNEEFVGRAIAGRRHDVFLATKFGVVRGPDPRARRVDSSPDYAKRACEASLRRLGIDHLDLYYLHRRDPDVPIEETVGAMSELVTEGKVRYLGLSEVNSRTLRRACAAGPITALQSEYSLWTRGLERDVLPTARELGVALVPYSPLGRDLLTGTLTSVDKLAADDIRRGQPRFQGDNLAANLRLVQRVRTRAADIGCTPAQLALAWVLAQGDTVIPIPGMRRRAHLDENTGALTVQLTDAMLRSISATIPEASGARAPDLSRLER; via the coding sequence GTGGAGCAGAGACGGCTGGGCCGTGGCGGCCCGCTGGTGTCGGCGATCGGCCTGGGCTGCATGGGCATGTCCGAGTTCTACGGCCCCACCGACGAAGCCGAAGCCGTCGCCACCATCCACCGCGCACTCGACACAGGAGTCGCCTTCCTCGACACGGCCGACATGTACGGCCCGTACACCAACGAGGAGTTCGTGGGCCGGGCCATCGCCGGGCGCCGACACGACGTCTTCCTCGCCACCAAGTTCGGCGTCGTACGGGGACCGGACCCGCGGGCGCGGAGGGTCGACTCGTCCCCGGACTACGCGAAGCGGGCATGCGAGGCTTCACTGCGCCGCCTCGGCATCGACCACCTCGACCTGTACTACCTCCACCGCCGCGACCCGGACGTACCGATCGAGGAGACGGTCGGGGCGATGTCCGAACTCGTGACGGAGGGCAAGGTCCGGTACCTCGGCCTGTCGGAGGTCAACTCCCGCACCCTGCGCCGGGCGTGCGCGGCAGGGCCCATCACGGCTCTGCAGAGCGAGTACTCGCTGTGGACCCGCGGCCTGGAGCGGGACGTCCTTCCCACCGCCCGCGAACTCGGCGTCGCCCTCGTCCCGTACTCCCCGCTCGGCCGCGACCTCCTCACCGGCACCCTCACGTCCGTGGACAAGCTGGCCGCCGACGACATCCGCCGCGGACAGCCCCGCTTCCAGGGGGACAACCTCGCGGCCAACCTGCGCCTGGTCCAGCGCGTACGGACACGCGCCGCGGACATCGGCTGCACGCCGGCGCAACTGGCGCTCGCCTGGGTGCTGGCGCAAGGGGACACGGTGATCCCCATCCCCGGCATGCGCCGCCGCGCACACCTCGACGAGAACACCGGCGCGCTCACGGTGCAGCTCACCGACGCAATGCTCCGCTCGATCAGCGCGACCATCCCGGAAGCCTCGGGAGCCCGAGCCCCTGACCTCTCTCGGCTCGAAAGGTAG
- a CDS encoding FG-GAP and VCBS repeat-containing protein has translation MRKNLLAATAMAVVAATGGLGLTLATPATAAPVGRSAADDDFNGDGYADLVVATPKATVNGQQQAGQVTVLHGSASGVSTGRSAMISQNTSGVPGSAEAYDRFGSSYAAGDLDGDGYTDLAVGVSSEKSAGHDDYGIVQILWGGPRGLTNGALTVYGPSGGSSAYLYGSGLAVGDFDGDGRDQLAVAGFAGVSVFEDGFTRTAAPARTELTTGPEGESRGTGSLTAGDFDGDGDEDLAVSGADDLDNDDDRGVWLGYYAGGAHGMTYTENPATVPLDAAQVRAAGDIDRDGYDDLVTGGSGPSGAGVLAVHYGGPGGIPGSPRTTLIDQDTAGVPGANEPGDSFGAAASVGDVTGDGYADIAVGAPGEDVGSLDGAGAVWLLKGSASGVTGAGAQSFTQDTAGVPGAAESADRFGYAVRLADLNGDSRADLTVAAQGEDVFDDGVHHSDGADWVLRGSGSGLTTSGAMTFNEKAFGLTYRDKFFGSVLES, from the coding sequence TTGCGAAAGAACCTTCTGGCAGCCACCGCCATGGCTGTCGTGGCCGCTACCGGCGGCCTCGGGCTGACCCTCGCCACGCCCGCCACCGCGGCGCCGGTGGGCAGGAGCGCCGCCGACGACGACTTCAACGGTGACGGCTATGCCGACCTGGTCGTCGCCACCCCCAAGGCGACGGTGAACGGGCAGCAGCAGGCGGGGCAGGTGACCGTGCTCCACGGCTCGGCCTCCGGCGTCTCGACCGGACGTTCCGCCATGATCAGCCAGAACACCTCGGGGGTGCCCGGCTCGGCGGAGGCGTACGACCGGTTCGGCTCGTCCTACGCCGCGGGCGATCTGGACGGCGACGGCTACACCGATCTGGCGGTCGGCGTGTCATCCGAGAAGTCGGCGGGTCACGACGACTACGGCATCGTCCAGATCCTGTGGGGCGGCCCCAGGGGGCTGACCAACGGCGCGCTCACCGTGTACGGCCCGTCGGGTGGGTCCTCCGCCTATCTGTACGGCTCCGGGCTCGCGGTCGGTGACTTCGACGGGGACGGCCGCGACCAGCTCGCCGTGGCGGGCTTTGCCGGGGTGTCGGTCTTCGAGGACGGGTTCACCCGGACCGCGGCTCCGGCCCGGACCGAGCTGACCACCGGCCCCGAGGGTGAGTCCCGGGGGACGGGATCGCTCACGGCGGGCGACTTCGACGGGGACGGCGACGAGGACCTCGCCGTGTCCGGCGCCGATGACCTCGACAACGACGACGATCGCGGCGTGTGGCTCGGCTACTACGCGGGCGGCGCCCACGGCATGACCTACACCGAGAACCCCGCCACCGTGCCGCTGGACGCCGCGCAGGTGCGAGCGGCGGGCGACATCGACCGGGACGGCTACGACGACCTGGTCACGGGCGGCTCGGGCCCGTCCGGCGCGGGCGTCCTCGCCGTGCACTACGGCGGCCCCGGCGGCATCCCGGGCAGCCCCCGCACCACCCTGATCGACCAGGACACCGCGGGCGTCCCGGGGGCCAACGAGCCGGGTGACTCCTTCGGCGCCGCCGCCTCCGTCGGCGACGTCACCGGCGACGGCTATGCGGACATCGCCGTGGGCGCGCCCGGCGAGGACGTCGGCAGCCTCGACGGCGCCGGAGCGGTCTGGCTGCTCAAGGGCTCGGCCTCCGGCGTGACCGGTGCCGGCGCCCAGTCCTTCACCCAGGACACCGCGGGCGTGCCCGGCGCGGCCGAGAGCGCGGACCGGTTCGGGTACGCCGTGCGTCTCGCCGACCTGAACGGCGACTCCCGCGCGGACCTCACCGTCGCCGCCCAGGGCGAGGACGTCTTCGACGACGGCGTGCACCACTCCGACGGCGCCGACTGGGTGCTGCGCGGCAGCGGTTCGGGCCTGACGACGTCCGGTGCCATGACGTTCAACGAGAAGGCGTTCGGCCTGACGTACCGCGACAAGTTCTTCGGATCGGTGCTGGAGAGCTGA
- a CDS encoding DUF6463 family protein has translation MIKWAGWIITLCGTAHTLGALTVEKAARHAGTWFSGGLWSEDFADMSPAGSAYWLSLDSFGIPLVLIGLTVLWLDRRGITPPAFIAWTLGAGPSSTP, from the coding sequence ATGATCAAGTGGGCTGGCTGGATCATCACGTTATGCGGAACCGCCCACACGCTCGGTGCCCTGACGGTGGAGAAGGCCGCGCGCCACGCCGGGACATGGTTCAGCGGCGGACTGTGGAGCGAGGACTTCGCCGACATGAGCCCGGCGGGCAGCGCGTACTGGCTGAGCCTGGACAGCTTCGGCATACCGCTCGTCCTGATCGGCCTGACGGTGCTGTGGCTGGACCGCCGCGGCATCACCCCGCCGGCATTCATCGCCTGGACGCTGGGGGCTGGACCGTCGTCGACGCCGTGA
- a CDS encoding TetR/AcrR family transcriptional regulator, protein MDHKILQATRELIDEVGYPALTVDQVATRAGVGKAAIYRRHASKAEMAFAATMYEQELPPLAGTGSLHGDLLALVRTFHVRMAAPAARQLAPALISELAVNPELDTRFQDTFLATEQAAFADIIEQAVARGELAGTVDPAMAHLLLLGTLASALYILNLPVDDAMVTDLAAAATAGITALADRHHSDPGGTAEPR, encoded by the coding sequence GTGGATCACAAAATCCTGCAGGCCACGCGTGAGCTGATCGACGAAGTCGGCTACCCGGCCCTGACCGTCGACCAGGTCGCGACGCGCGCCGGGGTGGGCAAGGCGGCGATCTACCGCCGCCACGCCTCCAAGGCCGAGATGGCGTTCGCCGCCACCATGTACGAGCAGGAGCTGCCTCCGTTGGCCGGCACCGGCTCCTTGCACGGGGATCTGCTGGCGCTGGTCCGCACGTTTCACGTCCGCATGGCCGCCCCGGCGGCCCGCCAGCTGGCACCGGCCCTGATCAGCGAACTTGCCGTCAATCCCGAACTGGATACCCGGTTCCAGGACACCTTCCTGGCCACCGAACAGGCCGCCTTCGCCGACATCATCGAACAGGCCGTGGCCCGCGGCGAGCTGGCCGGGACCGTCGACCCCGCGATGGCCCACCTGCTGCTGCTCGGCACCCTGGCGTCCGCCCTGTACATCCTCAACCTGCCCGTCGACGACGCCATGGTCACCGACCTCGCCGCCGCCGCCACAGCAGGAATCACCGCCCTGGCCGACCGGCACCACAGCGACCCCGGCGGAACCGCCGAGCCGCGCTGA